Proteins encoded together in one Falco peregrinus isolate bFalPer1 chromosome 2, bFalPer1.pri, whole genome shotgun sequence window:
- the TIFA gene encoding TRAF-interacting protein with FHA domain-containing protein A, which translates to MSSFEEAETEETVTCLHMTFYHPCQDNKMMFRCLNFRKREQVRADEMAKFGRDSSICRYNLIDTRVSRIQFSLQFYRKLNSSELCFEIKNMSKKTKLIVDQTELGYLNKIDLPCKCIICFGDYQILAEIQEGESVDYFETHLHMAEVPILQERCVPSLQPVQENGISSSFPSQGKSPIEIDENESC; encoded by the coding sequence ATGAGCTCTTTTGAAGAAgctgaaactgaagaaacagtaaCGTGTCTCCACATGACCTTTTACCATCCTTGCCAAGACAACAAGATGATGTTTCGTTGCTTGAATTTCCGTAAGCGAGAACAGGTCAGGGCAGATGAAATGGCCAAGTTTGGCCGTGATTCTAGCATCTGCCGTTATAATTTAATAGATACTCGCGTTTCTCGGATTCagttttcactgcagttttacagaaaactgAACAGCTCAGAACTTTGTTTTGAGATAAAGAACAtgagcaagaaaacaaaactgattgTGGACCAAACAGAACTGGGTTACTTGAACAAAATCGACCTGCCGTGCAAGTGCATCATATGTTTTGGGGACTACCAGATTTTAGCAGAGATTCAAGAAGGGGAGTCCGTGGATTATTTTGAGACTCACTTACACATGGCTGAAGTGCCAATCTTACAAGAAAGATGTGTGCCATCCCTGCAACCTGTACAGGAGAATGGCATTTCTTCTTCGTTTCCTTCCCAAGGCAAAAGCCCCATAGAGATTGATGAAAATGAGTCATGCtag